The Aedes albopictus strain Foshan chromosome 1, AalbF5, whole genome shotgun sequence genomic interval ggagatttcctggaagatgtgaaaacttgaacacatcgaataggagtccccactaacaaaacagctgctactatacagtacaattcgttatactgacaaatccccaaaccagcagcgctttaaaggccgttatgcgatttcattacggctagaagctgcaATAAAGCAACTGTTGGTTCACCAACACAGCTTGTCAGatatacccaactaacatttattgtgaatgtaaacgtcaacaaagcgtcctcaatacagcttgatgctgagttactgtgttgtacatatggacggaagcttctatgcaagccctataccaatgaatctgaaaACCAACAAACTTTAAGTGCGATATATAGCtattacacaaattctttacagctatttatgtctgtgctgtgaaattatttgggttgcttttattgcactttaattcaatggcggaagatttgccggaagatgtgcaaatcgagtaagagtcccagccactacaacagctgcttttatacaatacgttttgtaatgttgccaaaacacaaaactgcAGCGCtttgtagccgtttaaagaacactctttcagctagaagctgtgaagaagaatctgttggcgcaaccacacagcttgttcaatgtaaacattattgcgtttgacgtttcacaagcctttgcagcaagatgaagttgggtaaggtttcttgtggcacaattatgaagccttgtctggagtaaaacaaaacgggctattttctatgttatttatatatagcagtgtggcagcgaggacatcatcgggaccagtggatacggagatcgggagttcgattccaagtagcggcaagtactttaattattcaattttaaaagtgataattctagttccacatgtattgcgtcacggtatccataacctaattatatttaatcgttaaATTTGGGGAtgtcgtataactattatttaacaactgcgaaaaggctgaaaaaccgccttctcaagatgttattcagttagtggttatataggagccgagaaaagagctatgcctaggtggcatagaagctgatcgcacagcatgtacaagtggattaagttcgccatattcattggtatagggcttgcatagaagcttccgtccatatgtacaacacagtaactcagcatcaagctgtattgaggacgctttgttgacgtttacattcacaataaatgttagttgggaaataAATGTCtgtttatgttgtgtgtgagatttaccacaacaagttaaacaaaaaatgagcaaaaattgtaaatcatgaaaaagttttatctgtcgcaaatttttaatttttgatttatcTAGGTGGAAAAACCTAGGAATCGAaagttaaagagtagttcttACAAATGCCATAGAAAAATGTTGATATATGAATAAGTCCGAGAGctctggagagccaaatttgagcaatttgtatggaaatttcagttttttgagctccgtcccgaaagggatatacctAGTCAAAATACTGACTTTCTGTgaagaggtacatgaaagttcgacaCCATGCCCTGCTCTGGAGTATTAAGTCAAAATTTACAATTGGCAAAATAAAATAGTATGTAGTGCTGACCTagaaaggattgaaaaaaaaaaacactagttaATGATTACTGAGTTTCCCGTTCCTACACAAGTAAATAAAAGCCAGCAGATCGTATTATGGTGCTGACGTGATGATGAAGGACACACCCCGCGCCTGCATAGCTCACGTGCCAGCCAGTGATTGACTACTAATTATCAATTTGTAACAAGCCATCGCGCTTCAGATAAGAGATGAATAATTGGACCTAGTTGTTTCTTGTCAATAACGTAATAGacgattgataaaaaaaaacgctGTACATAAAGCGATCTTTATCGATTTTCAAAGCTTTGCTCGACAGTTTGGAAGGAAAGGATAACCTGTACAAACGAATGCACTTTTGAATCAATCATTGAACTACTATTATTAATTTATCTGGTTCTTTTGTTTGGCTAATTAAGtcaataaaaatgttcaaagtgagattttttatttaaaatatatatatttacACTCATTAGTGGATACTTAGAACAACTAACATTTACAAGTAATACAACTTCTTCTCCAACAAATTGTTGGGAGCTTGATGCAAATACTGTCCGGCCAGTGCTGCCAACTTGTGTGCATACTGGCAAACCGCTGGTACCCCCACCGTACCGGACCAGTTGTAGTACATGTGCGTCTGCTTGAATGTGTACAGCTGCAGTTTGTCGGCACTCAACCCGGATTCGTCCTTGAGAATATTGTAGCTGGTGGGCGAGACCGTACCTTGCCGGACGCTTTGCGAAACGAGGTAGAAATCGTTCCTCTCTGGTAGGGTGATGACGTCATCCACGATCGTTCCCGGCACCGGATTCCGCTTCTGGTGGAACAGCCTGGTGTTGATGCGTTTGTTCACCACGAAGAAAGTTAATTTTGGAGAGTTTGGCTGTGCCTTACAGGCTAGAAGAAGATTGTCTTTGATCGAGTTTACTTCATGCTCGTAGACATGCTTGAGCTGTCCATCTCCGACTCCGTCGCGGTAGACGATGATCCGGTCGGGTAGTGCATTTCCAAAATCAGCACGATACGAATGAAGAGCTTTAATTATGTTCTGGGCCATGAAGTTGGAAAGTTCTTCCCCGTTGGAGTGGTGGTTAACCGTGGAGAAATACTTAGGATGTCGACATCCCGCTCCATACATCGACGCTACAAGTGCTCCGTACGATTTGGACTTGTCTCGAGTGTCATGGCAGACGTCATACCCGATGACCATGATGGAGCTCAGGGGGTTCTTCAAAATCCAGGGGATGCCACCCAACTTGCAGTTGACTTGTATGGCGACTTTCGTTGCCACCGACATCAACGTTCGCACATTGCCGCCTTTGGGTGTGATCGTACGAGTTTTGATGACCTGCGTTGCCACGGCGCGATCGACGCAACACTTCTTCTTGATGGCAGCGTACCGATCGGCCTTGTCGTTCGTAACCAAGCACATGATCATTTGTGGATCCCGCTGAACGATCGAATTCAGACTGTCGATGTAAACTGCCGGCGAATCGTTGGGAATGACCACGATCTGGGGTTCCTCAATCTGGAAGCGCATGCCGCGAGCCGCCTGCCGAAGACATTGCATGAAATCTGTGATCAGACGTTCCGATCCTTTGGGAACCACTGCGAACCACTGCGTAAGGGCCACCGAGTAGTACATGGGGTTGTTACGGAAGGCCATCTGCCATTCGGCCATCTCTCCTGCAGAAACCGCactgtaaaagaaaaaaaaaagtcgcaTGTTAGTAATGTAAGCATTCAAATAAGATGGCGTGGTATTACTGTTGGCTAAATCTACTTACTAGTTGGGTTGCTCGGGATGGAAGAATATTGTTTCCGGTTGAAGCACTCGCGCCGGGACTTCGACCAGTCGTCGGTCTAGTTCCGTCTTCCAGAAACTGAAAACCTCGGCGCTTTCTTTGGAATCCTGCAGGCGCCGATTGAAAACTTCGAGGCGTTCAATGCGCCTATCCGGCGTCAGACGAGTGTGATCCGCTAATGTGCGCATTAAACTGTAAAGAAAGTAAGATATTAGAACTTGAAGGGCTGATTTGAAGATACTTGGAGATGAAACAACTGTGAGCTGCAAATCTCCCTAATAGGGTTGAAAATAGTATTAAAACTACTTACTTGAAATTCCGCCGCATGTCGTCGGTAATTCCGGTGGCACGGACTAGTTCGGGCACCAGATAGATAAGCTCGGGAAGACCTGCACGAATGTCTCGCGGTTTCGACCTTGAAACCAACATCGGTTGTCTTGGATCACGGATTATAATGTTGTAGCGCTCCTTGAAGTACTGGACAAACGTAGTGTTTCCGCTCgatgtctggaaattgctctcCGCTGTGGTGTTGTACTCCACATCGTTGACGGTATAGGTGCGGTTCTTCCCATATGTAGTCATCACAACGGAACCAAGTACCATCCTTTTGAAATTATCCTTCCAGTTACCACCGTGCATCATACACTGCTTCATTATAGTATAGCAGGTGTCGGTTCGCATGACTCGATGCGTCAGCTCAGCACACATCAGAACATCCCTCTCATGCTGCCTAATGCTAGTCACATAACCGGGATATAATTCAATCCCGTATTGGCTGACGGTTAACTTTGCAGCGGGGTCGAAGAAGTTTCTTCCGATGAGCTGTAAATTCAGCCCACCCATCGCCTTGCGGTTAATCAGGTTAAATATCATCAGGGCCGTTTCGTTCGTTCCATCTATAACTCCAACACGTCTCAACTTGATGATGTATTGCTGGTTCGTTGTAGTATCTTTAGTTGATATTTCTACCTCGTCGCTGCGAAGCTTGTGGCGCGTAAATAGCTGGGTCCCGTCAAATATGTACCCTCCAATCGTAGCCTTCAATCCATACACCAAACTTTTCAACAACCTGCTGCTCTCAACAGGTGGATTTAGATCCACTCGGTATTGGAAGATACATTCCTCTTCTTGTCTGGTAACTCGGAAATAATTTGTTTGGAGCATTATCTGCCTACCGCTACAGCCCTGCTTGGACACCGTCGTATCCAACGCACGGGTGCGAACAATCTCAGCTATCGCCCGGTTACCACGCATTCCTCCTCTACTAGATGGTGCAGATGATGATTGTTGTTCAGGTATCGTAACATGAACCGGCTTTTCAATCACATTAGGTACGCTTTGGTTACCATTGAGCTGTCGTTGATAACCGGCATTTAATCGATCACTTTGGTGTCCACCATCTCTTCCTCCTCCGTTATGGAACTGTCCCCTGTTTCCCGCCCTTGCACCACTACTGAAATTCTTCCTGCCCTCATATACTCCTGCTGATTCTCGGTTCCAATTGCCATTGGCACCATTTCCGCCGTTACCATTACTCTGCTTCCATTGGCCACCGTTCGCATTGCTATAACCAACACGATGACCGCCGTTTCCATTTAGTGGAGGAAATCCACTAGATCCATTTACATTACCGCGAGCACGGTAGTTGTTACCCCCACGACCTCCACGTTGCTGACGATATTCGGCCATAATTCACACTTCACTGATTCACTTCACTAACACGATCAGATGATCTTCGATAAGATAGTAGCTTCAAGAGATTTAAATTCGTACTGATTCCAAGAACGGATCAAGCAGTGCTTATATATGGCTCAGGCTACAGTAGGTACCTACCAACGATCAAGAGGTAGCGCCAATGGTACGGAGTACATCTACCTACTTCCACATAGACCTTGAGTGAAAGCTCAAGAATGATTTTACACTACCTAGTTCAAAAGAACAAAATCACCATCTGCTGAACATGCGTTCAGCTCGCCATAGGTAGAAAATGTCAATGTTTTTCAACAAGATTTTTGTGTTGCATTTCAAACGACTTTGGTATTCTCCTGGGAAGACATGTGTGCATTTTTTTAAGCAAAGGACAATCTATTACCTAGCAACGGTTTATTGgcgattttgttctattttcgCTCTTGATTTTCTTGCAACGTATTATAAGCTAagcattattgatatttttgagTTTAGCCAGGAATCACAGGCCAACATATAATGAAGATATTCGTGTGTTTTAtgctttcaattaaaaaaaaaaaacaacaacatatttgattttttgatatgttactttGACATACATCTCTGCTTTTTTATATATTGCCAAATTTTCTGAAGTGTATGATGAAAaaatgaaaacataaaaaaactaATTAATTTACATATGACGACATTTACGAAGCTTTTCAGAATGACACACTTCGCGGAATAGTACAGCTCCTGGAACGTGATTTCTATGTGAAGAATATGTTTCCTTTCCTCTAGAAGGCATTGCTCCATGAGTATCTTCTGTTATGCATCCAGTTGCATGAATTCGTTTTGAAATCTTTTTTTTGGATACTTTTGgaaatctcaaggaatttttcaacgTTATCTCCTATTACTTTTAAATGACTCCTATTACTTTTAAATGACCCCAAGAcacttcttctggtattcctgggATATCTCGTACTATTCAGCTTTAAGATTAACCAATATAGTCCTTCCGATTTTTTACAGGAGATCCTtcgattcttcagaatttccttcgaggattcttccaagattattttctgaattccttccgttttttttctgattttcctccaggagttccttctggagttctcccAGGATTTTATTCTGGGATTACTTTATACATATTTCTatgatttcatcagaagtttGTTCCGCCGCCTTTGATAAAATCTATCTGACCGGTCGCAGTATGTCTGTGAAAGTTGGTGACTACAactgacggcaactttcagaaatgacgtttagaggtcgctccggagagatttttgaaaaatggtcatttttcgtaataaatttcatacaaatattttttaccgtacaaaaattggcattacccactatttttatattttttacagcttgatatggatccaaacttcttgggaaaaataattgacgacatgttttgcaggtaactttttgatatcgaatttttgaatttactaaaatttatcattttttgatatactgtgcatttaaccaatcataaaaagtatctgaacattatgctaatttaaaacaatttccatagaaagattggaaattttattaggaaaaactttgccgaagacagcatggagttttttctatccgttttagaattATTCACAATTTTCTATTTggtaaaaattgaatttttgggtatttttctaaaaatgtcacataagaacttcccaaaaacacacatagagtaaaaaatcacgtatgctcaacaagtttttatcttgattgtgttatggaataaTGGTGACataattaattgatttttttttgttattcaatcccttcgcaaagatttcttaaaaagctagctctcttgacaagcactgtctattgattttttaaagatattctccacaaaatgttgagccatatttttgcgtttatcttactttcctgtcgatattctcaattatttttccacacgaagacgtgtgagtcctggaccagtgaaacagcccaggaaacagtggcagtgaataaaggcgaatacgttgatccataccaaataaaaatcgcgattacgaacatcttacgtaagaataccaatctttagatactaagttccaattcaagacattctaaaaaacagagcatgtctttttttacatttactgacttgaactatcttatcaacaccgaaaataagatataccgaggcaaattgaaacgggtgggataagatgaaccagtgagttaacgtaatgttatccaaggttagaacaatttgattaccataacacatacacggcatacaataagacaaggtaggctattattggtaaacaacagttttggacgtaaacaagtgacgtcatttttatcgtcctatatgttgatcaaaatgatagggactactagaacgttttactcatgtctttgaacgatttgaacaacatcattgaaaaccaaaacgGCATGTTTTGAGGAATGTGTCatcttctaaatgatatagaaaatgtgccgtggtttgaatgtgtattatgctcgtataaaccattgtcagtacataaccgttaaaaatgccatggcctactgaggcatctcaaaatggtacctgatgatgaagtttctcgctagtaagtattgtgcgttgcatgaaaaacacatttatggcGAGTACTTTTCCGGGTCTTGAAAGATGGAAGAAATTCAATCGCAGTACAAATACCACGTGCAGTTGCAGCAGCCATCACATCACCCAGCCACGTGGTGAACTTTTATCATGAAATATCTAAGATCAccatgatggaaaatttgaaaaccaagtatgttgccttaggcgactatctcgcgcgtatctttaactgcgaccaaaagtagtcgccaaaggagattttattttgattcttataatacctttctatatcaaagaaaatggatttgtcaacggaaacaaacattcaataaatgatgcataattcctaaacacaataaagacaaaaacttgttgagtatacgtgattttttactttctatgtgtttttgggcagctctttattgattttttagtcaaaaaacctaaaaatcaaaattttaccaaatagtaaatcatgaataactttaaaacggacagaaaaaacgcaatgctgtcttcggcaaagttattcctCTTAAAATATCCTATCTTttcatggaaattgttttaaattagcataatgttcagatactttttatgatgggtaaaatgcacagtatataaaaaaatgacaaattttagtaaattcaaaaattcagtatcaaaaagttacctgcaaaacatgtcgtcaattatttttcccaggtagtttggatccatatcaagctgtaagaaatataaaaatagtgtgtattgccaatttttgtacggaaaaaaatatttgcatgaaatttattacgaaaaatggtcaaaaatctctccggggcgacctctaaacgtcatttctgaaagttgc includes:
- the LOC109400919 gene encoding protein aubergine-like; translated protein: MAEYRQQRGGRGGNNYRARGNVNGSSGFPPLNGNGGHRVGYSNANGGQWKQSNGNGGNGANGNWNRESAGVYEGRKNFSSGARAGNRGQFHNGGGRDGGHQSDRLNAGYQRQLNGNQSVPNVIEKPVHVTIPEQQSSSAPSSRGGMRGNRAIAEIVRTRALDTTVSKQGCSGRQIMLQTNYFRVTRQEEECIFQYRVDLNPPVESSRLLKSLVYGLKATIGGYIFDGTQLFTRHKLRSDEVEISTKDTTTNQQYIIKLRRVGVIDGTNETALMIFNLINRKAMGGLNLQLIGRNFFDPAAKLTVSQYGIELYPGYVTSIRQHERDVLMCAELTHRVMRTDTCYTIMKQCMMHGGNWKDNFKRMVLGSVVMTTYGKNRTYTVNDVEYNTTAESNFQTSSGNTTFVQYFKERYNIIIRDPRQPMLVSRSKPRDIRAGLPELIYLVPELVRATGITDDMRRNFNLMRTLADHTRLTPDRRIERLEVFNRRLQDSKESAEVFSFWKTELDRRLVEVPARVLQPETIFFHPEQPNYAVSAGEMAEWQMAFRNNPMYYSVALTQWFAVVPKGSERLITDFMQCLRQAARGMRFQIEEPQIVVIPNDSPAVYIDSLNSIVQRDPQMIMCLVTNDKADRYAAIKKKCCVDRAVATQVIKTRTITPKGGNVRTLMSVATKVAIQVNCKLGGIPWILKNPLSSIMVIGYDVCHDTRDKSKSYGALVASMYGAGCRHPKYFSTVNHHSNGEELSNFMAQNIIKALHSYRADFGNALPDRIIVYRDGVGDGQLKHVYEHEVNSIKDNLLLACKAQPNSPKLTFFVVNKRINTRLFHQKRNPVPGTIVDDVITLPERNDFYLVSQSVRQGTVSPTSYNILKDESGLSADKLQLYTFKQTHMYYNWSGTVGVPAVCQYAHKLAALAGQYLHQAPNNLLEKKLYYL